GGGCATTAGCGCGCAGCAGCATGATAGCCCTCACCACCACCTCCTCGAGGGCCGGTCCAACACCAGCGGAGTGACTCAAGATAAGGTTTCTTTGTAGTGTACGGGCATCCTTGGCTGAGATGGGAACATTACACAGATGACCGAAGCCGGTGGTAACGCCGTATACGGTGGATTGTTGTTCTACCAGCCTTTGAACCATCTCATAGGACTCTAGCACGCCTCGCCGGGCATCTGAAGATAGAGCCACCTTCTTGTCATAGCGGGCAACAGCGATAACATCCTTGATGGTTAGGGATTGTCCATCCAGCACTATTTCTGGCTCGAAGCCGACCTTCTGCGCGGTTCGGCCGGGGGCTGCCTCACTGCTGCCAGCCATCTCGATTCTCCTCTTATCGGGCTTCCCGATGGTCTTCTTCACCTGATCTCCTCTAAACAGAAAAAGGGCAGGTCTCAAGCCCAATGGCTTGGACGCTGCCCCCTTGCGACTTTCGACTTTGGGCGGCGTCAAATTGCAATTTGCGCCTTGACCCACTGGCCAGGATGGGGTTGGCTACCGTCTTTCCGCTATGCTGTCACAGGCGAGAGGTTCCTCCTGCCAGTTCAGAAGTGGTTGATACCCAGACCGATTACCTCGTGTTCCCAGCCCTTAACTGGTGCCCCAATGCTGCCATAGAGGCAGAGGGCAATCCACTCACGATCGTTGGCGTCGCCCCTGGTTCTAGGTCCTCGCAGGATGGCGAAAGATAAGCCGACCGTGCGGAGCAGGTTGCCCAGGGCGAAGGGCCCCCGATAGACCCCATGGAGAGCTTCCAGAATCACATGGTAGAGCGCATGCTCATCGCCATAGACGCCATGGACGATACCTTCACGCCTGGCCGCAGTCTCTATGGCGGCCACAATCTTCTGCGTATCCATCGACCCTATTTGTCCCTTGCAGACGAGGAACCCGCTCTCCCTGGCCGCCTCAGTCAGGGGCTGTTCCAGGTCTGTTCCAATGGCCATAGTGACCATAATAGCCGCCTTACCGATGCGGTCCATAGTAAGCAGACCCGTCTTCGCCTCGGGTGAGGCAACCGCCGCTACATCTGCGGCATTAGGTAATGGCCACTCGTTCAAGAACATCACCCCAACCATGACTGGAACCACCCTTAATATAACACAGCCCGAACAGCATGTCAAATCACTGCTGTGCCAGGGTATCGAACAACGGGGGTTCCAAGGGGGCGTCCTTCTTCGAAGGACTGGGATGGCCTGGGGACACAGCCTCTCTTTCCCCTTCTCCCGCTGGAGTAAGGGGGGTGGGGGATAAGGGCATCTCCCCCAAGCGGGGGACAAGCCCTCGCGCTACGTCTTTATTCCCCCTCTCCCGCTGGAGCAAG
The Chloroflexota bacterium DNA segment above includes these coding regions:
- the hutP gene encoding hut operon transcriptional regulator HutP (regulates expression of hut operon by antitermination mechanism; forms a homohexamer; binds both magnesium and L-histidine and then binds RNA sequences within the terminator region and destabilizes the terminator structure), which translates into the protein MDRIGKAAIMVTMAIGTDLEQPLTEAARESGFLVCKGQIGSMDTQKIVAAIETAARREGIVHGVYGDEHALYHVILEALHGVYRGPFALGNLLRTVGLSFAILRGPRTRGDANDREWIALCLYGSIGAPVKGWEHEVIGLGINHF